The Urbifossiella limnaea genome has a window encoding:
- a CDS encoding alpha/beta hydrolase codes for MFRLLALATALGVALTATARQDTPAKKAAPATKAAQPTKKDAPKVSGPAPTAENVHYGPHERQVLDFYKANSATPTPVVFAIHGGGWVNGSKDGYRGAAKRYNDAGISLVAINYRMVPEAAEKKIDPPVKWPLEDAARALQFVRSKATDWNIDKVRIGATGGSAGGCSSLYLLYHDDMADPKSSDPVARESTRLYCAAVDGAQTTLDPKVLREWMPNYTYGGHAFAIVGPDGKRDAGFNTYHAKRDELLPKINTYSPMAHVSKGDPPVFLFYSGMTKQKDKDGKDVTVPSATVKGESKPDPTHSPLLGAILMEKLQAEGVEGIFVHPGMPHPKYKSSADYLIDRLKAK; via the coding sequence ATGTTCCGCCTCCTCGCACTCGCCACGGCGCTCGGCGTGGCTCTCACCGCCACCGCCCGCCAGGACACGCCCGCCAAGAAGGCCGCGCCGGCCACCAAGGCCGCCCAGCCCACCAAGAAGGACGCCCCGAAGGTCAGCGGCCCCGCACCGACGGCCGAGAACGTCCACTACGGCCCGCACGAGCGCCAGGTGCTCGACTTCTACAAGGCCAACAGCGCGACGCCGACGCCGGTCGTGTTCGCCATCCACGGCGGCGGCTGGGTGAACGGCAGCAAGGACGGCTACCGCGGCGCTGCCAAGCGGTACAACGACGCCGGCATCTCGCTGGTCGCCATCAACTACCGGATGGTGCCCGAGGCCGCGGAGAAGAAGATCGACCCGCCGGTGAAGTGGCCGCTGGAGGACGCGGCGCGGGCGCTGCAGTTCGTGCGGTCGAAGGCGACGGATTGGAACATCGACAAGGTGCGCATCGGCGCCACCGGCGGCTCGGCCGGCGGGTGCTCGTCGCTGTACCTGCTGTACCACGACGACATGGCCGACCCGAAGAGTTCGGACCCCGTGGCCCGCGAGAGCACGCGCCTCTACTGCGCCGCGGTGGACGGCGCGCAGACGACGCTCGACCCGAAGGTGCTGCGGGAGTGGATGCCGAACTACACCTACGGCGGCCACGCCTTCGCCATCGTCGGCCCGGACGGCAAGCGCGACGCCGGGTTCAACACGTACCACGCGAAGCGGGACGAGTTGCTGCCGAAGATCAACACGTACTCGCCGATGGCGCATGTGTCGAAGGGCGATCCGCCGGTGTTCCTCTTTTACAGCGGCATGACGAAGCAGAAGGACAAGGACGGGAAGGACGTGACCGTGCCGTCGGCGACGGTGAAAGGCGAGTCGAAGCCCGACCCGACGCACTCCCCGCTGCTCGGCGCGATCCTGATGGAGAAACTCCAGGCCGAGGGCGTGGAGGGCATCTTCGTCCACCCCGGGATGCCGCACCCGAAGTACAAGAGCAGCGCCGACTACCTGATCGACCGGCTGAAGGCGAAGTAG
- a CDS encoding type II toxin-antitoxin system VapC family toxin — protein sequence MTTPLGDVFADTVFWVALVVRADQYHARAQVWSQRVTGRIVTTDAVLTETANTLARPDWRSQAVALIDHLLGRADVEVVRAGADLWGRAWDLYRRRPDKGWGLTDCLSFVVMADIGLTDALTADDHFRQAGFRAVLLEEPS from the coding sequence GTGACAACGCCCCTGGGCGACGTGTTCGCCGACACCGTCTTCTGGGTCGCCCTGGTCGTTCGGGCCGACCAGTACCACGCCCGGGCGCAGGTGTGGTCCCAGCGGGTGACGGGCCGGATCGTCACGACCGACGCAGTACTCACGGAGACTGCCAACACGCTGGCCCGACCTGACTGGCGGAGTCAGGCGGTGGCTCTGATCGACCATTTACTCGGGCGGGCCGACGTGGAGGTCGTGCGGGCCGGTGCGGACCTGTGGGGCCGGGCATGGGACTTGTATCGGCGGCGACCGGACAAAGGGTGGGGGCTAACTGACTGCCTGTCGTTCGTCGTCATGGCCGACATCGGGCTGACCGACGCGTTGACGGCCGACGACCACTTCCGCCAAGCCGGGTTCCGGGCCGTACTTTTGGAAGAGCCCAGCTAA
- a CDS encoding dipeptide epimerase → MRVVELEARHVRIALRRKVTHASHSRTDTDNVVVRCVLADGTVGHGEGVPRDYVTGETIDSCLDRLAASDLPAQLTPCDDFVAAVHLAERLKLAPEPGDDRLIQGNAARCALELAVLDAYGRAFGEPLMNVTRAVAPDLYEPRERVRYSGVIGNPKGWKGRAYPLVYRLAGFEQVKLKVGIPDTDDVKRTRRTRRWLGSKMDLRIDANEAWSAAEAADKIRALEPFGITSVEQPVPHEEVAGLAAVRKAVSTLLMLDESLCGAVDGERAVAGGWCDLFNLRLSKCGGFIPTLRLAQMAKRAGLGYQLGCQVGETGILSAAGRHFATSVCGIRYLEGSYDRHLVWEDLTAEDLTFARNGTAPMLVGAGLGVSVEPAKVDWVTVKRVSLIG, encoded by the coding sequence ATGCGCGTCGTCGAACTCGAAGCCCGGCACGTCCGGATCGCCCTGCGGCGGAAGGTCACCCACGCCAGCCACTCCCGCACCGACACCGACAACGTCGTCGTCCGCTGCGTCCTCGCCGACGGCACCGTCGGCCACGGCGAGGGCGTGCCGCGCGACTACGTCACCGGCGAGACCATCGACTCCTGCCTCGACCGGCTCGCCGCGAGCGACCTTCCCGCGCAACTCACCCCCTGCGACGACTTCGTCGCGGCCGTCCACCTCGCCGAGCGGTTGAAGCTCGCCCCCGAGCCCGGCGACGACCGGCTCATCCAGGGGAACGCAGCCCGCTGCGCCCTCGAACTCGCCGTCCTCGACGCCTATGGGCGGGCGTTCGGCGAGCCGCTGATGAACGTCACCCGGGCCGTCGCCCCGGACCTGTACGAGCCGCGCGAGCGCGTCCGCTACAGCGGCGTCATCGGCAACCCGAAGGGGTGGAAGGGCCGCGCCTACCCGCTCGTCTACCGCCTCGCCGGGTTCGAGCAGGTGAAGTTGAAGGTCGGCATCCCCGACACCGACGACGTGAAGCGGACCAGGCGCACCCGCCGCTGGCTCGGCTCGAAGATGGACCTGCGCATCGACGCCAACGAGGCATGGAGCGCCGCCGAGGCCGCGGACAAGATTCGGGCGCTGGAGCCGTTCGGCATCACGAGCGTCGAGCAGCCGGTGCCGCACGAGGAGGTCGCCGGGCTGGCCGCGGTGCGGAAGGCGGTGAGCACGCTGCTGATGCTCGACGAGTCGCTGTGCGGAGCCGTGGACGGCGAGCGGGCGGTCGCCGGTGGCTGGTGCGACCTGTTCAACCTGCGGCTGTCGAAGTGCGGCGGGTTCATCCCGACCCTGCGGCTGGCGCAGATGGCGAAGCGGGCCGGCCTCGGCTATCAGCTCGGCTGTCAGGTCGGCGAGACGGGCATCCTGTCGGCCGCGGGGCGGCACTTCGCCACGAGCGTCTGCGGCATCCGCTACCTGGAAGGCTCCTACGACCGGCACCTGGTGTGGGAAGACCTGACCGCCGAAGACCTGACGTTCGCCCGCAACGGCACCGCGCCGATGCTCGTCGGCGCCGGGCTGGGCGTGAGCGTCGAGCCCGCGAAGGTGGACTGGGTGACGGTGAAGCGGGTGTCGCTGATCGGGTGA
- a CDS encoding alpha/beta fold hydrolase: MTAPLLSQFRASDGYCFYTRFYPAAGEPRGRLVFVHGIRSHGGWYTRSCSDFAAAGFDVHFLDRRGAGLNTVGRSDAPSFRRLIDDAAEYVQHLRAEKAWLPVVLAGISWGGKLAAALPYRRPGLIDGMVLLCPGLVPRVAPPLPTRARIALARVFRPGKFFPIPLNEPELFTADAEWRAFLDREPHGLRAATARFLFASFGLDIYLRRAVKRVTVPTLLVLGEHDRIIDNAQTRLYAGRFGRPVELLDYPGAHHTLEFEPPGHPWVGDVTNWMERRLGV; encoded by the coding sequence ATGACCGCCCCGCTGCTCTCGCAGTTTCGCGCCTCCGACGGCTACTGCTTTTACACCCGCTTCTACCCCGCAGCCGGCGAGCCGCGCGGGCGGCTCGTCTTCGTCCACGGCATCCGCAGCCACGGCGGCTGGTACACGCGGTCGTGTTCCGACTTCGCCGCGGCCGGGTTCGACGTTCACTTCCTCGACCGCCGCGGGGCGGGCCTCAACACCGTGGGTCGCAGTGATGCCCCGTCCTTTCGCCGACTGATCGACGACGCGGCCGAGTACGTGCAGCACCTGCGAGCGGAGAAGGCGTGGCTACCGGTCGTGCTCGCCGGCATCTCGTGGGGCGGCAAGCTCGCGGCCGCGCTGCCGTACCGCCGGCCGGGGCTGATCGACGGGATGGTGCTGCTCTGCCCGGGGCTCGTGCCGAGGGTGGCGCCGCCGCTGCCGACTCGCGCCCGGATCGCGCTGGCGCGGGTGTTCCGGCCGGGGAAGTTCTTCCCGATCCCGCTGAACGAGCCGGAGCTGTTCACCGCCGACGCCGAGTGGCGTGCGTTCCTCGACCGCGAGCCGCACGGCCTCCGCGCGGCCACGGCCCGCTTCCTGTTCGCCAGCTTCGGCCTCGACATCTACCTGCGGCGTGCCGTGAAGCGCGTGACGGTGCCGACGCTGCTCGTGCTCGGCGAGCACGACCGCATCATCGACAACGCGCAAACGCGGCTCTACGCCGGCCGCTTCGGGCGGCCGGTCGAGTTGCTCGACTACCCCGGGGCGCACCACACCCTGGAGTTCGAGCCGCCGGGCCACCCGTGGGTGGGCGACGTCACGAACTGGATGGAACGCCGGCTCGGGGTGTGA
- a CDS encoding FHA domain-containing protein: MSTTRRGELVPVGGGDAIPLIADVMTLGRRESCDICLKFQNVSSVHAELAFKSGVWFLRDMGSTNGVKVNGERTQRRPLRPGDEIGIAGHNYVIHYEFAEGTAIDDVFAEEENVFGQSLLEKAGLAKPKKPGDRG, encoded by the coding sequence ATGTCAACCACGCGACGCGGCGAGCTGGTGCCGGTCGGCGGCGGCGACGCCATCCCCCTCATCGCCGACGTGATGACGCTCGGCCGCCGCGAGTCGTGCGACATCTGCCTGAAGTTCCAGAACGTGTCGAGCGTTCACGCCGAGCTGGCGTTCAAGAGCGGCGTGTGGTTCCTCCGCGACATGGGGAGCACCAACGGCGTGAAGGTGAACGGCGAGCGGACCCAGCGGCGGCCGCTGCGCCCCGGCGACGAGATCGGCATCGCCGGCCACAACTACGTCATCCACTACGAGTTCGCCGAGGGGACCGCGATCGACGACGTGTTCGCCGAGGAGGAGAACGTGTTCGGCCAGTCGCTGCTGGAGAAGGCGGGGCTGGCGAAGCCGAAGAAGCCCGGCGACCGCGGCTGA
- a CDS encoding PHP domain-containing protein: protein MRRSPFTALCSQLHRLASPPRADLHVHTIASDGEYTPSQVAALAREAGLSAVAVTDHDTLAGVAEACDAASSVRGKPLEVVPGVEISTDLDGRELHLLGYFVRPDHAELADALRRVCERRRERFFDFVARLAANGTVIPPDRAELIAARAASLGRRHVAALLVACGFSGNVNGAFYRYVHPLRAAVVPKITLPIEDAIRLIRAAGGASSLAHPPDLSDEQFARLRAAGLDGIESEYPFGRSSPGGRLRSVAAKLGFVRTGGSDCHGPNPAHRRVGSTAVPLDHLDELRRRCGATPAPA from the coding sequence GTGAGGCGGTCCCCGTTCACGGCCCTGTGCTCGCAACTCCACCGGCTCGCCAGCCCGCCGCGGGCCGACCTCCACGTCCACACCATCGCCAGTGACGGCGAGTACACGCCCTCCCAGGTCGCCGCGCTGGCGCGCGAGGCCGGGCTGAGCGCGGTCGCCGTCACGGACCACGACACGCTCGCGGGAGTGGCGGAGGCGTGCGACGCCGCGAGCAGCGTGCGGGGGAAGCCGCTCGAAGTCGTGCCTGGCGTCGAGATCAGCACCGACCTCGACGGCCGCGAGCTGCACCTGCTCGGCTACTTCGTCCGGCCCGACCACGCGGAACTGGCCGACGCCCTGCGCCGCGTCTGCGAGCGGCGGCGCGAGCGATTCTTCGACTTCGTGGCGAGACTGGCCGCGAACGGAACCGTGATTCCGCCCGACCGCGCCGAATTGATTGCGGCGCGCGCGGCGAGCCTGGGGCGGCGGCACGTCGCGGCGCTGCTCGTCGCCTGCGGCTTCAGCGGCAACGTGAACGGGGCGTTCTACCGCTACGTGCACCCGCTCCGCGCCGCGGTCGTGCCCAAGATCACGCTCCCCATCGAAGACGCGATCCGCCTCATTCGCGCGGCCGGCGGCGCGTCGAGTTTGGCGCACCCGCCGGACCTGTCGGATGAGCAGTTCGCCCGGCTCCGGGCCGCGGGGCTCGACGGCATCGAGTCCGAGTACCCCTTCGGCCGCTCGTCGCCGGGCGGGCGGCTGCGCTCCGTCGCGGCGAAGCTCGGCTTCGTCCGCACCGGCGGCAGCGACTGCCACGGCCCGAACCCCGCCCACCGCCGCGTCGGCAGCACGGCCGTTCCGCTGGACCACCTGGACGAGTTGCGCCGGCGGTGCGGCGCCACCCCCGCCCCTGCGTGA
- the nusB gene encoding transcription antitermination factor NusB, producing the protein MLTRRSRAREVALQLLFLKDQNPAGMPRKAVERFAHDRLANEERLKGSAELTKFALALYDGVLGNQPAIDPVISSVAENWRLSRMSPVDRNVLRLASYELLHDPARQPVNIVLDEAIELSRRFGTKESPGFVNGVLDRIAKKRPAAS; encoded by the coding sequence ATGCTGACCCGCCGCTCCCGCGCCCGCGAAGTCGCCCTTCAACTCCTGTTCCTGAAGGACCAGAACCCCGCGGGGATGCCGCGCAAGGCGGTCGAGCGCTTCGCCCACGACCGGCTCGCCAACGAGGAGCGGCTGAAGGGGAGCGCCGAACTCACCAAATTCGCGCTGGCCCTGTACGACGGCGTGCTCGGCAATCAGCCCGCGATCGACCCCGTCATTTCGTCCGTGGCCGAGAACTGGCGGCTGTCGCGGATGAGCCCGGTTGACCGGAACGTGCTGCGGCTGGCGAGCTACGAGCTGCTGCACGACCCGGCCCGGCAGCCGGTCAACATCGTGCTCGACGAGGCGATCGAGCTGTCGCGGCGGTTCGGGACGAAGGAGTCGCCGGGGTTCGTCAACGGCGTCCTCGACCGCATCGCCAAGAAGCGGCCGGCGGCGTCGTGA
- a CDS encoding C-terminal binding protein: MPRFRVAVTDFINDDLSTERDVLGDIADITAYDAYTEADLAGKIDAADAVMIYHNLELTRTTIGRLTNCKLIVRCGVGFDNVDHRYARERGIPVGNVPDYGTEEVADSAIGLMLAMTRGINFLNNRLQRKVGTWMYTPVAPLRRLRGRVFGVIGLGRIGAAAALRAKALGMDVAFYDPLKPDGYDKAIGVRRVEKLDDLLRQSFVLSVHCPLTPDTKNIVDARALSLMPDGSYLVNTARGATVDAAAIPAAVRSGKLAGAAIDVLPFEPPPDDHPLLAAWRDPADPCHDRVIVNPHSAFYSEEGLLDMRVKGAQACRRALLGEPLRNVVN; this comes from the coding sequence ATGCCCCGCTTCCGCGTCGCCGTCACCGACTTCATCAACGACGACCTGTCCACCGAGCGCGACGTCCTCGGCGACATCGCCGACATCACCGCCTACGACGCCTACACCGAGGCCGACCTGGCCGGGAAGATCGACGCCGCCGACGCGGTGATGATCTACCACAACCTCGAACTGACCCGCACCACGATCGGCCGGCTGACGAACTGCAAGCTCATCGTCCGCTGCGGCGTCGGCTTCGACAACGTGGACCACCGGTACGCCCGGGAGCGCGGCATCCCCGTCGGCAACGTCCCCGACTACGGCACCGAGGAGGTCGCCGACTCGGCCATCGGCCTGATGCTGGCGATGACGCGCGGCATCAACTTCCTGAACAACCGCCTCCAGCGCAAGGTCGGAACGTGGATGTACACGCCGGTCGCACCGCTGCGGCGGCTGCGCGGCCGCGTGTTCGGCGTCATCGGCCTCGGGCGCATCGGCGCCGCCGCGGCGCTGCGGGCCAAGGCGCTCGGCATGGACGTGGCCTTCTACGACCCGCTGAAGCCGGACGGGTACGACAAGGCGATCGGCGTCCGCCGCGTGGAGAAGCTCGACGACCTGCTGCGGCAGAGCTTCGTCCTCAGCGTCCACTGCCCGCTCACGCCCGACACCAAGAACATCGTCGACGCCCGCGCCCTCAGCCTGATGCCGGACGGCTCGTACCTCGTGAACACCGCCCGCGGCGCGACCGTCGACGCGGCCGCGATCCCCGCCGCCGTCCGCAGCGGGAAGCTGGCCGGGGCGGCGATCGACGTGCTGCCGTTCGAACCGCCGCCGGACGACCACCCGCTGCTGGCTGCGTGGCGCGACCCCGCCGACCCGTGCCACGACCGCGTCATCGTCAACCCGCACTCGGCGTTCTACTCCGAGGAGGGGTTGCTCGACATGCGCGTGAAGGGCGCCCAGGCGTGCCGCCGGGCGCTACTCGGCGAGCCGCTGCGGAACGTGGTGAACTGA